One part of the Vicinamibacterales bacterium genome encodes these proteins:
- a CDS encoding FAD:protein FMN transferase: protein MTRVVPALCLSVAVLAGAPRELHRYEAVEPLMGTLVRVTVYTPDEQTAKTAFRAAFDRLRDLDGILSDYEPGSELNRIAKTAAGRAARVSEDLFTVLRASQDLAAATGGAFDVTQAPVIRLWREARRTGRMPDAGALRDAAARTGFRKLRLDGERRTVRFDTAGMALDVGGIGKGYAASEAIAALGARGVRSALVAVSGDLAFSDAPPGERGWRIGVHSGDPAVLGVPAVLELTNGAVSTAGSSEQYVDIGGRRYSHIIDPSSGMGLPGGVTVTVVAPHGLEADGLDTAASVLGVERGLALVESHSDAAALFLEQTSTGIRVRQSSAFVRLAAARRPVPDR, encoded by the coding sequence ATGACCCGCGTGGTTCCGGCGCTGTGCCTGTCGGTCGCCGTGCTGGCCGGCGCACCGCGGGAGCTGCACCGGTACGAGGCGGTCGAGCCCCTGATGGGCACCCTCGTGCGCGTCACCGTCTATACGCCGGACGAGCAGACCGCGAAGACCGCCTTCCGCGCCGCCTTCGATCGTCTCCGCGATCTCGACGGCATCCTCTCCGACTACGAACCGGGCAGCGAGCTGAATCGGATCGCGAAGACGGCTGCGGGCCGCGCCGCGCGGGTGAGCGAGGACCTGTTCACGGTGCTCCGTGCCTCTCAGGACCTTGCGGCCGCGACGGGCGGCGCCTTCGACGTCACGCAGGCGCCGGTCATTCGACTGTGGCGCGAGGCGCGACGGACCGGACGGATGCCCGATGCTGGCGCGTTGCGGGACGCAGCCGCGCGCACCGGTTTCCGCAAGCTCCGCCTGGACGGGGAGCGGCGCACGGTCCGGTTCGACACGGCCGGCATGGCGCTGGACGTCGGCGGCATCGGCAAGGGGTACGCGGCGAGCGAGGCGATCGCGGCGCTCGGCGCGCGCGGCGTCCGCAGCGCGCTGGTGGCGGTGAGCGGCGATTTGGCATTCAGCGACGCGCCGCCAGGCGAGCGAGGCTGGCGCATCGGCGTCCACTCCGGTGATCCGGCCGTGCTCGGTGTTCCCGCCGTGCTGGAGTTGACCAACGGCGCGGTGTCGACGGCCGGGAGCAGCGAGCAGTACGTCGACATCGGCGGGCGCCGCTACTCCCACATCATCGACCCGTCGTCCGGCATGGGGCTGCCCGGCGGCGTCACGGTCACCGTCGTCGCACCGCACGGTCTCGAGGCGGACGGACTCGACACCGCGGCGAGCGTTCTCGGCGTCGAGCGCGGCCTCGCCCTCGTCGAGTCGCACTCGGATGCCGCGGCCCTGTTCCTCGAGCAGACGAGCACGGGGATCCGC
- a CDS encoding SUMF1/EgtB/PvdO family nonheme iron enzyme, with protein MKPALGTAFLLSLSMAALTLAKAAADTPAFQPAEKPADAKELAVVQKIRARIEEKAAKAGAGRAAAYKVTIPNTTVSYGMAPIPAGEFLMGSAGPDAAPDEQPQHTVKLDAFWMQTHEVTWDSYLMFMFADQAKETDRPDAIVDALSRPTAPHLEMSFGRGNNGFPAISMTQHAANKYAQWLSARTGEYYRLPTEAEWEYACRAGGPGIPTAQLGDYAWFLTNSPTANFSGGTYHPIGTKKPNAWGLYDMLGNVMEWTLDQYKPYANAAAENPWVRSTTSYPHAVRGGSWNDPAAKVSCTARVASQAAWKMLDPQLPKSVWYMTNAQWLGFRLVRPAKLPTAEDMYRAWNNGVEVDPY; from the coding sequence GTGAAACCAGCCCTCGGTACCGCATTCCTGCTGAGTCTCTCGATGGCGGCCTTGACGCTCGCTAAAGCTGCAGCGGACACGCCGGCATTTCAGCCAGCCGAGAAGCCGGCCGATGCGAAGGAGCTGGCGGTCGTCCAGAAGATCCGCGCGCGGATCGAAGAGAAGGCGGCGAAGGCTGGCGCGGGACGCGCAGCCGCCTATAAGGTCACCATCCCGAACACGACAGTCAGCTACGGCATGGCCCCGATCCCCGCTGGCGAGTTCCTCATGGGATCCGCGGGGCCGGATGCGGCGCCCGACGAGCAGCCGCAGCACACGGTGAAGCTCGATGCGTTCTGGATGCAGACGCACGAGGTCACGTGGGACTCGTATCTGATGTTCATGTTCGCCGACCAGGCGAAGGAGACCGATCGACCGGATGCGATCGTGGACGCGCTCAGCCGTCCGACCGCACCGCATCTCGAGATGAGCTTCGGGCGCGGCAACAACGGATTTCCGGCCATCAGCATGACGCAGCACGCCGCGAACAAGTACGCGCAGTGGCTCAGTGCGAGGACAGGCGAGTACTACCGGCTGCCGACCGAGGCGGAGTGGGAGTACGCCTGCCGCGCGGGCGGTCCCGGGATTCCCACGGCACAGCTCGGTGACTACGCCTGGTTCCTCACGAACTCGCCGACGGCGAATTTCTCCGGCGGGACCTATCATCCGATCGGCACGAAGAAGCCGAACGCGTGGGGCCTCTACGACATGCTCGGCAACGTGATGGAGTGGACGCTCGATCAATACAAGCCGTACGCGAACGCCGCGGCAGAGAATCCCTGGGTCAGATCGACCACCTCGTACCCGCATGCCGTTCGCGGCGGATCGTGGAACGATCCGGCCGCGAAGGTGAGCTGCACCGCGCGGGTCGCGTCGCAGGCGGCGTGGAAGATGCTCGATCCTCAGCTGCCCAAGAGCGTCTGGTACATGACCAACGCGCAGTGGCTCGGGTTTCGTCTCGTCCGCCCCGCGAAACTCCCGACCGCGGAAGACATGTACCGCGCGTGGAACAACGGCGTAGAGGTGGATCCGTACTAG
- a CDS encoding Gfo/Idh/MocA family oxidoreductase, protein MATTPKKDANKIERRDFLKQTGTVAGVLAAGFPGIISGQTVTNAVKVGLIGAGGRGSGAAGQALTADPNNELTAIADIDDQIVEAAATRLKGSQRFGDRVKIERTYAGLDAYEKVINSGVDVVLLATPPGFRPQHLTAAVNANKHVFCEKPCATDSPGVRAVMAAQKLAQTRNLALVSGFCWRYSNMIQEAVQQIRSGAIGRLVSHHSTYYTNPVKPMPPESARPTGMSDIEWQIRNWYNFTWLCGDSLVEQAVHNADKIMWIMNDQPPVSAVAVGGRAVPANGGNIYDHFSVSYAFPNNYRVSLVNRQATGCFNGTLDYVMGTEGTLLLGSGPPRIEGPDGQIKWQFQGEANDMYQQEHDVLFASIRAGKPKNDDLNLATSTLLAIMGRQAAYTGQQVTWEQALNSQVSLVPDPIDWKGKHEVPGLAIPGRSTVV, encoded by the coding sequence ATGGCGACCACACCGAAGAAAGACGCGAACAAGATCGAACGGCGCGATTTCCTCAAGCAGACGGGCACGGTCGCGGGCGTCCTTGCCGCCGGGTTCCCCGGCATCATCTCCGGCCAGACGGTCACCAATGCCGTCAAGGTCGGCCTGATCGGCGCCGGCGGGCGCGGCAGCGGTGCGGCTGGTCAGGCGCTGACCGCCGACCCGAACAACGAACTGACCGCCATCGCGGATATCGACGATCAGATCGTCGAAGCGGCGGCGACGCGGCTGAAGGGCAGCCAGCGGTTCGGAGACCGCGTCAAGATCGAGCGGACCTACGCCGGGCTCGACGCCTACGAGAAGGTGATCAACAGCGGGGTCGACGTCGTGCTGCTGGCGACGCCTCCCGGATTCCGGCCGCAGCATCTGACGGCGGCGGTGAACGCGAACAAGCACGTCTTCTGCGAGAAGCCGTGCGCGACCGACTCGCCCGGCGTGCGCGCCGTCATGGCGGCGCAGAAGCTGGCGCAGACCAGGAACCTGGCGCTGGTCTCGGGATTCTGCTGGCGCTACAGCAACATGATCCAGGAAGCGGTCCAGCAGATCCGCAGCGGCGCCATCGGCCGGCTGGTGTCGCATCATTCGACCTACTACACGAATCCGGTGAAACCCATGCCGCCCGAGAGCGCACGCCCCACCGGGATGAGCGACATCGAGTGGCAGATTCGCAACTGGTACAACTTCACGTGGCTCTGCGGCGACAGCCTGGTCGAACAGGCCGTGCACAACGCCGACAAGATCATGTGGATCATGAACGATCAGCCGCCGGTGAGCGCCGTCGCGGTGGGCGGGCGTGCCGTTCCGGCGAACGGCGGCAACATCTACGATCACTTCAGCGTGAGCTACGCGTTCCCGAACAACTACCGCGTGTCGCTCGTCAACCGCCAGGCGACCGGCTGCTTCAACGGGACGCTGGACTACGTCATGGGCACCGAGGGCACGCTGCTGCTCGGCTCCGGACCGCCGCGCATCGAAGGGCCCGACGGCCAGATCAAGTGGCAGTTCCAGGGCGAGGCGAACGACATGTATCAGCAGGAACATGACGTCCTCTTCGCCTCCATCCGCGCCGGCAAGCCGAAGAACGACGACCTGAACCTGGCGACCAGCACGCTGCTCGCCATCATGGGGCGTCAGGCCGCGTACACCGGGCAGCAGGTCACCTGGGAGCAGGCGCTGAATTCGCAGGTGAGCCTCGTGCCGGATCCGATCGACTGGAAGGGGAAGCACGAGGTGCCTGGCCTGGCGATTCCGGGCCGCTCGACTGTCGTTTAG
- a CDS encoding DUF1080 domain-containing protein, whose amino-acid sequence MRIPVLAVLAALALAQPEAQWQPLFDGRTLTNWQPGKFSGGGAVKVEDGRIVLETGKNMTGVTWAGAPLPTTNYEIALQAMRVEGRDFFAGVTFPVDGSFCSLILGGWGGSVVGLSSINGQDASENETSQSMEFENGRWYNVRLRVTPARIEVWLDDRQIINQDLKGNRIDIRLEMEHSKPLGVASWKTKSALRDIRLRRLGNVV is encoded by the coding sequence ATGAGGATTCCTGTACTGGCAGTACTGGCCGCGTTGGCGCTGGCTCAACCGGAGGCGCAGTGGCAGCCGCTCTTCGACGGGCGGACGCTGACCAACTGGCAGCCCGGCAAATTCAGCGGCGGAGGGGCCGTAAAGGTAGAGGACGGCCGGATCGTCCTCGAGACCGGCAAGAACATGACCGGCGTCACCTGGGCCGGCGCCCCGCTGCCGACGACCAACTACGAGATCGCCCTGCAGGCGATGCGCGTCGAGGGGCGCGACTTCTTCGCCGGCGTCACCTTCCCCGTCGACGGCTCGTTCTGCTCGCTGATTCTCGGCGGCTGGGGCGGGTCTGTCGTCGGGCTGTCGAGCATCAACGGCCAGGACGCGTCGGAGAACGAGACGTCACAATCGATGGAGTTCGAGAACGGCCGTTGGTACAACGTCCGCCTCCGCGTCACGCCCGCGAGAATCGAGGTCTGGCTCGACGATCGCCAGATCATCAACCAGGATCTGAAGGGCAACAGGATCGACATCAGGCTCGAGATGGAGCACTCGAAACCGCTCGGCGTCGCGTCGTGGAAGACGAAGTCGGCGCTGCGCGATATTCGGCTGCGCCGGCTGGGGAACGTAGTATAA
- a CDS encoding sugar phosphate isomerase/epimerase family protein, with protein MNDRRTFMKTLGTALAATAAPVLAARPGAAAPPQPPGPGIRKSILINMLPREAPYAQRFAMARAAGFDAIEMQTVARDEEAAEIKEAAAKAGLRIHSVMNMDHWRFPLSSGDPEVVAKSVAGMETSLKNAALWGADAVLLVPAVVDATTGYRDAYTRSQRVIRERLLPIARDRKIVIAVEEVWNKFLLSPIEFARYVDEFDSPFVKAYFDVGNVVLFAFPQDWIRTLGSRIVKVHLKDFTLDRRNGTFAWKPIGEGDIDWIEVRRALDEIKYAGYVTTEVSGGDAAYLKDVAGRVDRFLAGQKPVGA; from the coding sequence ATGAACGACCGCCGAACATTCATGAAGACGCTGGGGACCGCATTGGCCGCGACCGCGGCTCCGGTGCTTGCGGCGCGGCCCGGGGCCGCGGCGCCGCCGCAACCGCCCGGCCCGGGCATTCGCAAGTCGATCCTGATCAACATGCTCCCGCGCGAGGCCCCCTACGCGCAGCGCTTTGCGATGGCGCGCGCCGCCGGCTTCGACGCGATCGAGATGCAGACGGTGGCGCGCGACGAGGAAGCGGCGGAGATCAAGGAAGCCGCCGCGAAGGCGGGCCTCCGCATTCATTCCGTGATGAACATGGATCACTGGCGGTTCCCGCTTTCGAGCGGCGATCCCGAGGTGGTCGCCAAGAGCGTCGCCGGGATGGAAACCTCGCTGAAGAACGCGGCGCTGTGGGGAGCGGACGCCGTCCTGCTCGTCCCCGCTGTCGTCGATGCGACGACCGGCTATCGCGATGCCTACACGCGATCGCAGCGCGTCATCCGCGAGCGGCTGCTGCCGATCGCGCGCGACCGGAAGATCGTCATCGCCGTCGAGGAAGTCTGGAACAAGTTCCTGCTGAGCCCGATCGAGTTCGCGCGCTACGTCGACGAGTTCGACTCGCCGTTCGTCAAAGCCTACTTCGACGTCGGCAACGTCGTCCTGTTCGCCTTCCCCCAGGACTGGATCCGCACGCTGGGCTCGCGGATCGTCAAAGTGCACCTGAAGGATTTCACGCTGGACCGCCGCAACGGCACGTTCGCCTGGAAACCGATTGGCGAGGGGGACATCGACTGGATCGAGGTGCGGCGCGCGCTGGACGAGATCAAGTACGCCGGCTACGTGACCACCGAGGTGTCCGGCGGCGATGCGGCGTACCTGAAGGACGTCGCCGGCCGCGTCGATCGCTTCCTCGCCGGGCAGAAGCCGGTGGGTGCGTGA
- a CDS encoding prolipoprotein diacylglyceryl transferase family protein yields MFPVLFRIGSFEVTSFGVLVALGALAGLWVFRREIARSRLPEAAMDAAIYGLVGGLAGAKLLYVFEHLDEGTFLGLLLDRGGMSWFGGFAGGLLAGYATILAKRWPVVTVLSAATPALAVGQLLGRIGCFLVGDDYGHPTSLPWGIAFPEGLPPTTERVHPTQIYEAIFLGVFAWMLIRWRRVKVDDRVVLGRYFVGVGGFRFLLEFLRVNTRVLGPLTVAHIFSLGVVLLGLILLLRRPSRPIR; encoded by the coding sequence GTGTTCCCCGTCCTGTTCCGAATCGGATCCTTCGAAGTCACCAGCTTCGGCGTCCTGGTTGCGCTCGGCGCGCTGGCCGGCCTGTGGGTGTTCCGCCGCGAGATCGCCCGGAGCAGACTGCCCGAAGCGGCGATGGACGCGGCAATCTACGGGCTGGTGGGGGGGCTCGCCGGCGCGAAACTGCTCTACGTCTTCGAGCATCTGGACGAGGGCACGTTCCTCGGACTGCTGCTCGATCGCGGCGGGATGAGCTGGTTCGGCGGCTTTGCCGGCGGCCTGCTGGCTGGATACGCGACGATACTGGCGAAGCGATGGCCGGTCGTCACGGTGCTCTCGGCCGCGACGCCGGCGCTGGCCGTCGGACAGCTTCTCGGACGGATTGGCTGCTTCCTGGTCGGCGACGATTATGGGCATCCGACCTCCCTTCCGTGGGGTATCGCGTTCCCAGAAGGGCTGCCGCCGACCACCGAGCGCGTCCATCCGACGCAGATCTACGAAGCGATCTTCCTCGGCGTGTTCGCGTGGATGTTGATCCGCTGGCGGCGCGTGAAGGTCGACGATCGCGTGGTGCTCGGGCGCTACTTCGTCGGGGTCGGGGGATTCCGCTTCCTGCTGGAGTTCCTGCGGGTCAACACCCGTGTGCTGGGGCCGCTCACGGTTGCACACATCTTCTCGCTCGGAGTCGTGCTGCTGGGACTGATTCTGTTATTGCGGCGCCCGTCCCGGCCGATACGCTGA
- a CDS encoding DEAD/DEAH box helicase yields MKNSARPSSEPRLSAKKGSDPGLTPSVLAAGQDAGSAGFAGLGLSQDLLAAITGLGYEEPTPVQRETIPLLLAGTDLLAQAATGTGKTAAFALPMLQRIAEAGDAGRRQPSGLILVPTRELAMQVAEAVHKYARGTGLTVLPLYGGAPMPQQIRTLDRGASVVVATPGRALDHIRRGTLALDRLRLLVLDEADEMLDMGFAEDLDAILEATPAARQTALFSATMPARILAIANRHLKDPARVAIAREKPASGVPRVRQIAYLVARAHKAAALERVLETENAGSALVFCRTRLEVDTLVETLNAHGHSAEPLHGGMEQRQRDRVMTRFREGKTDLLVATDVAARGLDIERLSHVINYDVPNSAETYLHRIGRTGRAGREGTAITLVEPREHRLVRSMEAVTKQKIEIAPVPTVADLRARRLELTRASLREQLLAGDLEHTRVVVESLAAEFDIVDVAAAAVKLAHAAVAGDREDQEIPSATAAPSPAGRGGEARPLKPARGRLPRERGRVEPGDMVRLFVGAGRRGGIRPGDLVGAITGESGLDSRSIGAIEINDAFSLVEVPRDRADEVITALRGTKLRGQKVTVRHER; encoded by the coding sequence ATGAAGAATTCAGCTCGTCCGTCGTCTGAACCCCGGCTGTCCGCGAAAAAGGGGTCAGACCCGGGTCTGACCCCTTCTGTCCTCGCGGCAGGACAGGACGCAGGTTCTGCCGGGTTTGCCGGACTTGGCCTGTCGCAGGATCTGCTCGCCGCGATCACCGGTCTCGGTTACGAAGAACCCACCCCGGTGCAGCGCGAGACGATCCCGCTGCTGCTGGCGGGGACGGATCTGCTCGCGCAGGCCGCCACCGGCACGGGGAAGACGGCGGCGTTCGCGCTGCCGATGCTGCAGCGGATCGCCGAGGCCGGCGACGCGGGCCGCCGGCAGCCGTCGGGGCTGATCCTCGTGCCGACGCGCGAGCTGGCGATGCAGGTCGCGGAGGCGGTGCACAAGTACGCCCGCGGCACCGGCCTGACGGTGCTGCCGCTCTACGGCGGCGCGCCGATGCCCCAGCAGATTCGCACCCTCGACCGCGGCGCCTCCGTCGTCGTCGCCACCCCCGGACGCGCGCTCGATCACATCCGCCGCGGGACGCTCGCCCTCGATCGGCTGCGCCTGCTGGTGCTCGACGAGGCGGACGAGATGCTCGACATGGGATTCGCCGAGGATCTCGACGCCATCCTCGAAGCGACGCCGGCGGCGCGGCAGACGGCGCTCTTCTCGGCGACCATGCCGGCGCGGATCCTGGCGATTGCGAACCGGCACCTGAAGGATCCGGCGCGCGTCGCCATCGCGCGCGAGAAGCCCGCCTCCGGCGTGCCGCGCGTGCGGCAGATCGCCTACCTCGTCGCCCGCGCGCACAAGGCCGCGGCGCTCGAGCGCGTGCTCGAGACCGAGAACGCCGGGTCGGCGCTGGTCTTCTGCCGCACCCGGCTGGAGGTCGACACGCTCGTCGAGACGCTGAACGCGCACGGCCACAGCGCCGAGCCGCTCCACGGCGGGATGGAGCAGCGGCAGCGCGATCGGGTGATGACGCGGTTCCGGGAAGGGAAGACGGATCTGCTCGTGGCCACCGACGTCGCGGCGCGCGGCCTCGACATCGAGCGGCTCTCGCACGTCATCAACTACGACGTGCCGAACTCGGCGGAGACCTACCTCCACCGGATCGGCCGTACCGGCCGCGCCGGCCGTGAGGGGACGGCAATCACGCTGGTCGAGCCGCGCGAGCACCGCCTGGTGCGCAGCATGGAAGCGGTCACCAAGCAGAAGATCGAGATCGCACCGGTTCCAACCGTGGCCGATCTCCGTGCGCGGCGGCTCGAGCTGACGCGTGCGTCGCTGCGCGAGCAGCTGCTCGCCGGCGATCTCGAGCACACGCGGGTGGTGGTGGAGTCGCTCGCCGCGGAGTTCGACATCGTCGACGTGGCGGCCGCGGCGGTGAAGCTCGCGCACGCCGCCGTCGCCGGCGATCGCGAGGATCAGGAGATTCCGTCGGCCACCGCCGCACCTTCTCCGGCAGGCCGGGGCGGTGAGGCGCGGCCGCTCAAGCCGGCCCGCGGGCGGCTGCCGCGCGAACGTGGACGCGTGGAGCCCGGCGACATGGTGCGGCTGTTCGTCGGCGCCGGGCGCCGCGGCGGGATCCGTCCCGGGGATCTGGTGGGGGCCATCACCGGCGAGTCCGGACTCGACTCGCGCTCCATCGGCGCGATCGAGATCAACGACGCGTTCTCGCTGGTCGAAGTGCCGCGCGATCGCGCCGACGAGGTCATTACTGCGCTGCGGGGGACCAAGCTGCGCGGGCAGAAGGTCACCGTCCGTCACGAACGGTAG
- a CDS encoding ATP-binding cassette domain-containing protein produces MISVSNVSMRFGSKILFEDVTTTFSAGRRYGLTGPNGAGKSTFMKLLTGELPPQQGTVVRPEKLGVLRQDQFAFDQYRVIDAVIMGNARLWKALDEREQLYAISDMTDEQGMRLAELEGIVGEEDGYTAESDAAVLLDGLDIPEPLHGRKMSELQGGQKVRVLLAQALFGGPQALLLDEPTNHLDLESIHWLSDFLNRYAGTLIVISHDRHFLNGICTHIADIDYQTIITYTGGYDDMVLAKTQIRSRVESENAQREKKIAQLNDFIARFSAGTRASQVQARRKEVERLQTTELARSNIQRPYINFKQARPSGRMAIEIKNVSKGFENHPVIDGFDAIVNRGEKIVIAGRNGVGKTTLLKALLSDAPGAIGTSPNDIDGGSVRWGHEASVGYFPQDHTGVIEKGMTAVEWLHQFDPDAARQDIHGLLGQMLFSGEEGLKPTHALSGGETARLLFCRIMLQKPNVLVFDEPTNHLDLESINALNIALQKFEGTVLLVTHDQDLMEEVGTRVWYLEPGRITDFKGTYEEFSSSVV; encoded by the coding sequence ATGATTTCAGTCAGTAACGTGTCGATGCGCTTCGGTTCGAAGATCCTGTTCGAGGACGTGACCACCACGTTCTCGGCCGGGCGGCGGTACGGCCTCACCGGGCCGAACGGAGCGGGGAAGTCCACCTTCATGAAGCTGCTCACCGGCGAGCTGCCGCCGCAGCAGGGGACGGTGGTCCGGCCCGAGAAGCTGGGCGTGCTGCGGCAGGACCAGTTCGCGTTCGATCAGTACCGGGTGATCGACGCCGTCATCATGGGCAACGCGCGGCTGTGGAAAGCGCTCGACGAACGCGAGCAGCTCTACGCGATCAGCGACATGACCGACGAGCAGGGCATGCGCCTCGCCGAGCTCGAGGGGATCGTCGGCGAGGAGGACGGCTACACGGCCGAGAGCGACGCCGCGGTGCTGCTCGACGGCCTCGACATTCCCGAGCCGCTGCACGGCCGGAAGATGTCCGAGCTGCAGGGCGGACAGAAGGTCCGCGTGCTGCTGGCGCAGGCCCTCTTCGGCGGGCCGCAGGCGCTGCTGCTCGACGAGCCCACCAACCACCTCGACCTCGAATCGATCCACTGGCTGAGCGATTTCCTGAACCGCTACGCCGGCACGCTGATCGTGATCTCGCACGACCGCCATTTCCTGAACGGGATCTGCACGCACATCGCCGACATCGACTACCAGACGATCATCACTTACACCGGCGGCTACGACGACATGGTCCTGGCCAAGACGCAGATCCGCTCGCGCGTCGAGTCCGAGAACGCCCAGCGCGAGAAGAAGATCGCGCAGTTGAACGACTTCATCGCGCGGTTCTCGGCCGGCACCCGCGCCAGTCAGGTGCAGGCGCGGCGCAAGGAAGTCGAGCGGCTGCAGACGACCGAGCTGGCCCGCTCCAACATCCAGCGGCCGTACATCAACTTCAAGCAGGCGCGCCCCTCGGGCCGCATGGCGATCGAGATCAAGAACGTCAGCAAGGGGTTCGAGAACCACCCCGTGATCGACGGCTTCGACGCGATCGTCAATCGCGGCGAGAAGATCGTCATCGCCGGCCGCAACGGCGTCGGCAAGACGACGCTGCTCAAGGCGCTGCTGTCGGATGCGCCCGGCGCGATCGGTACCTCGCCGAACGACATCGACGGGGGATCGGTGCGCTGGGGCCACGAGGCGTCCGTCGGCTACTTCCCGCAGGACCACACCGGGGTGATCGAAAAGGGGATGACCGCGGTCGAGTGGCTGCACCAGTTCGATCCGGACGCGGCGCGCCAGGACATCCACGGACTGCTCGGACAGATGCTGTTCAGCGGCGAGGAAGGACTGAAGCCGACCCACGCGCTGTCCGGCGGCGAGACCGCGCGCCTGCTGTTCTGCCGCATCATGCTGCAGAAGCCGAACGTCCTGGTGTTCGACGAGCCGACCAACCACCTCGACCTCGAGTCGATCAACGCGCTGAACATCGCGCTGCAGAAGTTCGAGGGCACCGTGCTGCTGGTCACGCACGACCAGGACCTGATGGAAGAGGTCGGCACGCGCGTCTGGTACCTGGAGCCGGGCAGGATCACGGACTTCAAAGGTACCTATGAAGAATTCAGCTCGTCCGTCGTCTGA